A genome region from Gadus chalcogrammus isolate NIFS_2021 chromosome 7, NIFS_Gcha_1.0, whole genome shotgun sequence includes the following:
- the LOC130386125 gene encoding FRAS1-related extracellular matrix protein 2-like translates to MLYYGLLLCFCGTGIVWSQPDSSGLSYALRSELSEDTILVANNEVRVPFGRTVFIDPVNDLVIQTEPGDQCSITVLDNDPLSQRPGQLSPKKFPCDFGPNDVNYSHFGSRSPAKDRVRLQLRYDTQTETVIIPFMMEIEVIFTQLELLTKNMPLTVDNFKGISNPIDKKVLEFTYDRVSHRCEVTSLSSGSELPRYGKLIDGGKLANMMDCDEFTQADIRYEHTFNRKSPNRDYAPMVVGLHDTEGNLVKQEYFHLMIRIREGEENTPPKPSFVSMMMMEVSQFVLTALTPDMIAAEDAESDPDELIFNITSPLSYEEGYIVSTDDRNLPITSFYQRDLMELKIAYKPPSLDSDTERIFQLEFEVVDTDGALSDPFAFMIVVKPMNSMAPVVTRNTGQLLYEGQSRPLFTSKNLEISDEDNLDGVRITVVDGLRHGDLRVLGLQRKFFTPSDLTSGLVVYQHDGSDTYSDNIIFKMSDGKNEVEFLFPITVVPTDDEPPIINANTGLVLFKNQMMPISTPTLSAADIDSEDSTIRFTVVPPLSAIGVVLLRQSDAPADPSSWRFNAEDEVYEKEVTQWQQKDITDGKVFYKHTGPHATDTVTDQFVFTVQDDNDPPNESGPSTFIVRVLPIDDVPPEMFPGTTLQMTVHEYQLTAFHKDVLRYTDLDSEDRDLKYVVVQPPTDMDENHPVVFGTLVLTDSPDREVTEFTQAQINHHKISYSPPDVELGITTHVVQFSYSVEDTAGNSVEGIFIIFLQPVNNKPPQITNTGFSVFERGVHILSAAELDCEDPDTDSKKITFNLSQAPKHGQVQLAFTDLGKGQAFNLEDISEGRLSYIQNGDETVSDEFLLDVSDGIHVVTVTVRVGVKPVDDETPTLSLPVGTVGSHVDVLENGATEITTNVIQGSDVDTDDLQLTFIVEDPPTMGEVLVKGVPASRFTQADIINGFVVYAHTGGEIGVASLQDGFNLSLTDMSEEWTVGGNRIDGVRVTITILPVDNQAPRVDVVLEFSVIEGEKYNIGPQYLDADDNDTPSEDILCTIIVQPTAGYVENISPAPGSEKSRTGTAVSAFTIRDVREGNIYFVQSIHKGVEPVEDRFTFRCSDGVQFSETLFFPIVIIPTNDEKPEIFTREIVVMEGMNIIIDTPLLNGADADIPPEDLTFIISKPPKHGAILNQLSTGSFLVSNFTLEQIREASSIIYEHDDSETVEDSFEVILSDGKYSVQKTVLVLIIAVDDETPRMVINDGLEVEIGESKEINNKLLKATDLDSDDSTLTYIIRFGPGQGLLQRTTPSGALENITLGMNFTQAEVDEGSIAYMHNGQEGIRDLVKFDVTDGMNPLIDRYFYVTVGSIDMVFPDVISKGVSLKEGGRVMLTTDLLSTTDLNSPDEHLVFTITRAPVRGHLECTDTPGMPIASFTQLQLAGSKIYYLHTSDDEVKMDSFEFEVTDGFNPVFRTFRVSIVDVDNKKPVLTINNLLVTEGESKLITPFELNVEDQDTAEKMLKFSVTQHPVHGKLLYNGSTPVTSFTKQDLNENLISYKHDKHDKSPEDSFSFTITDGTHSDFYVFPNTVFETRRPQTMQIAILSLDNGVPQMVVNRGAPTLVTVSTGHLGYTLSSKVLKAEDLDSEPASLMFHITTRPLHGDIIHVGRGNDSLSMFSQADIDELQVCYVLRPQENVTSDHFMFSVQDDVLGPGSEKQCFF, encoded by the exons ATGCTCTACTATGGACTTCTCCTGTGTTTTTGTGGCACAGGTATTGTTTGGTCGCAGCCGGACAGCTCGGGATTATCTTATGCACTGAGGTCTGAACTGTCAGAAGATACGATTTTGGTCGCCAATAACGAAGTACGAGTGCCTTTCGGGAGAACTGTGTTCATTGACCCCGTAAACGATCTGGTTATTCAGACCGAGCCTGGCGATCAGTGCAGCATCACAGTTCTGGATAACGACCCGCTGTCACAGAGACCCGGGCAACTCTCTCCCAAAAAGTTTCCGTGTGATTTCGGTCCTAACGACGTGAACTACTCTCACTTCGGGTCGAGGAGCCCTGCTAAGGACCGGGTGAGGCTGCAATTGAGGTACGACACGCAAACAGAGACCGTTATCATCCCGTTCATGATGGAAATAGAGGTGATCTTTACGCAGCTAGAATTGCTCACCAAAAACATGCCTCTGACTGTTGATAATTTCAAAGGGATAAGTAACCCGATTGACAAAAAGGTGTTAGAATTCACATATGACAGAGTGTCTCACAGATGCGAGGTGACCTCTCTGTCCAGTGGCAGTGAGCTACCCAGATATGGAAAACTCATCGACGGGGGGAAACTTGCGAACATGATGGACTGTGATGAATTCACCCAGGCTGACATTCGCTACGAGCACACGTTCAACCGTAAATCCCCAAATAGAGATTATGCTCCCATGGTGGTGGGACTGCACGACACGGAAGGCAATTTAGTCAAACAAGAATATTTCCATCTGATGATTCgcatcagagagggagaggagaacacGCCGCCAAAGCCGAGCTTCGTGTCCATGATGATGATGGAAGTGAGCCAATTTGTTCTGACAGCTCTCACCCCTGACATGATTGCTGCTGAAGACGCTGAGTCAGACCCGGACGAGCTCATATTCAAcatcacctctcccctctcgtACGAAGAGGGCTACATAGTCAGCACCGATGACAGAAACCTCCCAATCACGTCTTTCTACCAGAGAGATTTGATGGAGCTCAAAATAGCGTACAAACCCCCCAGCCTCGACTCAGACACCGAGAGGATCTTTCAGCTGGAGTTCGAGGTGGTGGACACAGACGGGGCCCTCTCAGACCCGTTCGCCTTCATGATCGTCGTGAAACCTATGAACTCCATGGCGCCCGTGGTGACCCGCAACACCGGCCAGCTGCTGTACGAGGGCCAGTCCCGGCCGCTCTTCACGTCCAAGAACCTGGAGATCAGCGACGAGGACAACCTGGACGGAGTGCGCATCACCGTGGTCGACGGGCTGCGCCACGGCGACCTCAGGGTGCTGGGCCTCCAGCGGAAGTTCTTCACGCCGTCCGACCTGACCTCGGGGCTGGTGGTGTACCAGCACGACGGCAGCGACACCTACAGCGACAACATCATCTTCAAGATGTCCGACGGCAAGAACGAGGTGGAGTTCCTCTTCCCCATCACGGTGGTTCCCACCGACGACGAGCCGCCCATCATCAACGCCAACACGGGCCTGGTGCTGTTTAAGAACCAGATGATGCCCATCTCCACGCCCACGCTCAGCGCGGCCGACATCGACTCGGAGGACTCCACCATCAGGTTCACCGTCGTCCCTCCGCTGTCCGCCATCGGCGTGGTGCTCCTGAGGCAGTCGGACGCGCCCGCGGACCCGTCCTCCTGGAGGTTCAACGCGGAGGACGAGGTCTACGAGAAGGAGGTGACGCAGTGGCAGCAGAAGGACATCACGGACGGGAAGGTGTTCTACAAGCACACGGGCCCCCACGCCACGGACACGGTGACGGATCAGTTTGTGTTCACCGTTCAGGACGACAACGACCCGCCGAACGAGTCGGGGCCGAGCACGTTCATCGTTCGGGTGTTACCCATCGATGACGTCCCCCCCGAGATGTTCCCCGGCACCACCTTGCAGATGACCGTTCACGAGTACCAGCTCACCGCGTTCCACAAGGACGTCCTCCGATACACCGACTTAGACTCGGAGGACCGCGATCTCAAATACGTCGTGGTCCAGCCCCCCACCGACATGGACGAGAACCACCCGGTCGTGTTCGGAACCCTGGTCCTGACGGACAGCCCCGATCGGGAGGTCACCGAGTTCACCCAAGCCCAAATAAACCACCACAAGATCTCCTACAGCCCCCCCGACGTGGAGCTTGGCATCACGACCCATGTAGTGCAGTTCAGCTACTCTGTAGAAGACACGGCCGGCAATAGTGTGGAGggcatcttcatcatcttcctccAGCCGGTCAACAACAAACCCCCTCAGATTACCAACACCGGCTTCTCTGTGTTTGAGCGGGGCGTGCACATCTTGTCCGCCGCGGAGCTGGACTGCGAGGACCCTGACACCGACAGTAAGAAGATCACTTTCAACCTCAGCCAGGCGCCTAAACACGGCCAGGTCCAGCTGGCCTTCACCGACCTCGGCAAAGGGCAGGCCTTCAACCTGGAGGACATCTCCGAGGGTAGGCTGTCCTACATTCAGAACGGAGACGAGACGGTGAGCGACGAGTTCCTGCTGGACGTCAGCGACGGCATCCACGTCGTCACGGTGACGGTGCGCGTCGGGGTGAAGCCCGTGGACGACGAGacccccaccctcagcctcCCCGTGGGGACCGTCGGGTCCCACGTGGACGTGTTGGAAAACGGCGCCACGGAAATCACCACCAACGTCATCCAAGGCAGCGACGTGGACACCGACGACCTCCAGCTGACCTTCATCGTGGAAGACCCGCCCACCATGGGGGAGGTACTGGTCAAGGGCGTGCCCGCCTCCAGGTTCACACAGGCCGACATAATCAACGGCTTTGTGGTGTACGCTCACACCGGCGGCGAGATAGGGGTCGCGTCTCTTCAGGACGGCTTCAATCTGAGTCTCACCGATATGTCCGAGGAGTGGACCGTAGGCGGGAATCGGATCGACGGAGTTCGCGTCACCATAACTATTCTCCCGGTGGACAACCAGGCCCCCAGAGTAGACGTCGTGCTTGAGTTCAGCGTCATTGAAGGCGAGAAGTACAACATCGGGCCTCAGTATTTGGACGCTGATGACAACGACACCCCCTCTGAAGACATCCTGTGCACCATCATCGTCCAACCCACTGCTGGGTACGTGGAAAACATCTCTCCTGCCCCAGGCTCAGAGAAGTCTAGGACAGGAACAGCTGTTAGTGCTTTCACCATCCGGGACGTGAGAGAAGGGAACATCTACTTTGTCCAAAGTATTCACAAAGGAGTCGAGCCCGTAGAGGACCGATTCACGTTCAGATGCTCCGATGGCGTTCAGTTTTCCGAGACCTTGTTCTTCCCCATTGTGATAATCCCCACCAATGACGAGAAGCCTGAGATTTTCACACGGGAAATTGTAGTCATGGAAGGGATGAATATTATTATAGACACACCACTTCTGAACGGAGCCGACGCCGACATTCCACCTGAAGATCTGACGTTCATCATTTCTAAACCTCCCAAACACGGGGCAATTCTGAACCAATTATCCACAGGCTCTTTCTTGGTGAGCAACTTCACTCTGGAGCAGATTAGGGAAGCTTCGAGTATCATTTATGAGCACGACGACTCTGAAACAGTCGAGGACAGCTTTGAAGTGATTCTCAGTGACGGAAAATATTCTGTGCAGAAAACAGTGTTGGTTTTGATCATcgccgtcgacgacgaaacccCAAGAATGGTGATTAATGATGGCCTGGAGGTAGAAATAGGGGAGTCGAAAGAGATCAACAACAAACTTCTTAAGGCTACAGATCTAGATTCAGATGATAGCACACTCACTTATATCATTCGGTTTGGACCCGGTCAGGGCCTTCTACAGAGGACCACGCCTTCCGGTGCGCTAGAGAACATAACGCTGGGAATGAACTTCACCCAGGCCGAGGTCGACGAAGGGTCAATCGCCTACATGCACAACGGTCAGGAGGGCATACGGGACCTGGTCAAATTCGACGTCACAGACGGCATGAACCCACTGATCGACCGGTACTTCTACGTCACCGTCGGCAGCATAGACATGGTCTTCCCTGACGTGATCAGCAAAGGGGTTTCCCTCAAAGAAGGGGGCCGAGTGATGCTGACCACAGACCTTCTGAGCACCACCGATCTCAACAGCCCTGACGAGCACCTGGTCTTCACCATCACCAGGGCCCCAGTGAGGGGCCATTTAGAGTGTACGGACACACCTGGGATGCCCATTGCGTCGTTCACTCAGCTCCAACTGGCCGGGAGTAAGATCTATTACCTCCACACCTCTGACGACGAGGTCAAAATGGACAGTTTTGAATTCGAGGTCACCGACGGGTTTAACCCGGTGTTCAGAACCTTCCGAGTGTCCATCGTCGACGTGGACAACAAGAAACCGGTCTTAACGATTAATAATCTGCTGGTCACCGAGGGAGAGAGTAAGCTCATCACGCCCTTTGAGCTCAACGTAGAGGACCAGGACACGGCGGAGAAGATGCTGAAGTTCTCCGTCACTCAGCACCCGGTTCACGGGAAATTGCTCTACAACGGATCGACGCCTGTCACCAGCTTCACCAAGCAGGACCTCAACGAAAACCTCATCAGCTACAAACACGACAAGCACGACAAGTCGCCGGAAGACTCGTTCTCCTTCACCATCACGGACGGCACTCACTCGGACTTCTACGTGTTCCCCAACACCGTGTTCGAGACCCGCCGCCCTCAAACCATGCAGATCGCCATCCTGTCGTTGGACAACGGCGTCCCCCAGATGGTTGTGAACAGAGGGGCGCCCACCCTCGTGACGGTGTCCACGGGTCATTTGGGCTACACCCTCAGCTCCAAGGTGCTGAAGGCGGAGGACCTAGACAGCGAGCCGGCCTCCCTGATGTTCCACATCACCACCCGGCCCCTGCACGGTGACATCATCCACGTGGGACGCGGGAACGACTCCCTCAGCATGTTCAGCCAAG CCGACATCGACGAGCTGCAGGTGTGCTACGTGCTGCGTCCCCAGGAGAACGTCACCTCGGACCACTTCATGTTCTCCGTCCAGGACGACG TTCTGGGGCCCGGTTCAGAGAagcagtgttttttttga